GTGCGGTCCGCGCCCTCCCACTCCGGTACGGGGATCCGCCGCAGCGAGCGCTCGTATCCGAAGTGCCAGGCCTCGTCGGCGGGGGCGAGGACCCGGGTGCCAGGGTCCTCGGGGACGGCGATGTTGGACCACCAGTAGACGGGCGCCGGCCGCTCGTGCGGATTGCGCACGCGGACGCCCACGTACAGGTACTCCGAGTTCTCGGGCAGCCACAGGTCCACCTGGAACGGCAGGTCGCGCAGCCGTTCCCACTCCCACAGCCTGACCATCACTCCCCCGTCGGGGGCGGGTACGAGCGCGGCGTGCAGCGGCTCGCAGGAGAGGGTGGTGTGGCCGGTGGCGCCGATGTTCCACTCGATGCCACCGGAGAACCAGGCTCCGTTCAGGGCGAAGTTCGCGGGCTGGAACACCGGGTTGTGGTACAGGAGTTCCCGGCCGGTCGGCAGGTGCACGAGCGAGTGGATCCGCCCGCCGAGCCCCGGGAGCACGGTGACCCGCAGGTGTTCGTTCTCGATGACGACCGACTCGAACTCCGCCTCCTGCCGCTCCCGTTGGTACCCGTCCCGGATCCGGACGGGCAGCAGCGAGCGCAGCGGCTCGTACCCGAGCTGCCGCGCCATGTCGCGCGGCATCCCCTCCCGCGAGCGCCCGTCGAGACCCGCCTTCTCGAAAACGTGCACCTCGTCGGCGGTGCGCAGGGCGGGCAGCGGGTTGTCGGGTCCCAACGGGGCTGCGGGAAGGGTCAGTACGGCGCGTCGGACGGTGGTGGCCATGAGGGAAATGGAACACGCCACGGAGGCCGATGCACAGTGGTTCCGCGCATCACCACCGGTCAGGATTACGCAAAGGCTCCCCGCAGGTGGCCTACGCGAAGGCGCCCGCCACCAGATCGGCCAGCAGCGCGCCCGCACGCCCGTCCGGATCCAGATCCGGGTCGTAGACGGTGACGTTCATCCCCACGCAGCGCGGCGAGCGCACCAACACCCCGAGCAGCTCGGAGAGTTCGTCCGGAATCAGGCCGCCGGGATCGGGGCTGTCCACGGCCGGCATGACGCCCGGGTCCAGTACGTCGGCGTCCAGATGCACCCAGAAGCCGTCGGTGACCGGCGGGTGCAGTCCCTCCAGGGCCATCCGCGCCACCGGCCCGGCGCCCCGCTCGCGGATCGCCCCGACGGTGACCGCGTGAATCCCGGCCGCCCGCAGCTCGGTGAGGTCCGGGTCCCCGTCCCGCAGCCCGAAGAGCCGTACGTCCTCGTCCCGCAGGTACGGGGACCGCCCTTCCAGGTCGGCGAGATCGGCCTGGCCGCGCCCGGTGGAGAGGGCGAGCTCCTCGCCGGCGGCCGCGCCCACGGGCCCGTTCACGGCCTCGTTGCCCGGGTGGCGGAAGTCGGCGGAGCCGTCGATCGCCGCCAGTCCGTACCGCCCGAGCCTGCGCATCGCGAGGGCGGCGCCCAGCTGGATCGAGCAGTCTCCGCCGAGTACGACGGGGAACTCCCCCTCGCTCAGGTGCCGTTCGATGCGGTCGGCGAGGGTGAGGGTGTACGCGGCCAGGGCCTCGGCGTGGAACACGCCGTCGCCCTCCGCCCAGTCGCCGCGGTCGTAGCGCGGCGGGACCACCACCCCGCCCTCGCGCGCGCCGAGCCGGGCGAGGAGGCCCTGTTCGCGCAGGGCTCCGGCGAGCTTGTAGACGCCGGGCACGGTACCGGGCGCGGGCGGGCGCAGGCCGAGGTTGGACGGGGCATCGAGGAGCACGAGGGTTCGCATGCCCTCATCCTGTGCGATGCGCCCCCTCGGGGCTCCGCATTTCGGCCGTGACGGCCCAGCGCTCGTGGTCGCGCCAGGCGCCGTTCACGTACAGGAAGTCCGGGGAGAGTCCCTCCAGTCGGAAGCCCGCGCCGCGGACGAGGGCGATCGAGGCGGTGTTGCCCGGCTGGACGTTGGCCTCCAGCCGGTGCAGCCCGAGCCCCTGCTCGGACTCCGGGGCGAAGGCGTGCGCGAGGACCAGCCCGAGGGCCTCCCGCATGAGCCCGCGCCCGGCGGCGTGGGCGAAGGCGCCGTAGCCGAGGGCCCCGCACCGGAAGGCCCCGCGGACGATG
This genomic window from Streptomyces sp. NBC_01351 contains:
- a CDS encoding GNAT family N-acetyltransferase, which translates into the protein MIFSPYLREGAHVGLRPFRLADGPEFTARAHESRELHHPWLFPPATIEEYEPYAARLIEGEGRAGFLVCERETGAVAGFVNVNNIVRGAFRCGALGYGAFAHAAGRGLMREALGLVLAHAFAPESEQGLGLHRLEANVQPGNTASIALVRGAGFRLEGLSPDFLYVNGAWRDHERWAVTAEMRSPEGAHRTG
- a CDS encoding arginase family protein, with amino-acid sequence MRTLVLLDAPSNLGLRPPAPGTVPGVYKLAGALREQGLLARLGAREGGVVVPPRYDRGDWAEGDGVFHAEALAAYTLTLADRIERHLSEGEFPVVLGGDCSIQLGAALAMRRLGRYGLAAIDGSADFRHPGNEAVNGPVGAAAGEELALSTGRGQADLADLEGRSPYLRDEDVRLFGLRDGDPDLTELRAAGIHAVTVGAIRERGAGPVARMALEGLHPPVTDGFWVHLDADVLDPGVMPAVDSPDPGGLIPDELSELLGVLVRSPRCVGMNVTVYDPDLDPDGRAGALLADLVAGAFA